One Halovivax ruber XH-70 genomic region harbors:
- a CDS encoding NADP-dependent malic enzyme gives MGLDEDALDYHRLDPPGKLEISTTKPTNTQRDLSLAYSPGVAAPCMEIHEDETDAYTYTAKGNLVGVVSNGSAVLGLGDIGARASKPVMEGKGVLFKRFADIDVFDIELDTDDPERFVEAVSMMGPTFGGINLEDIAAPECFTIEERLREEMDVPVFHDDQHGTAIISGAALLNAAEVAGKDLEDLEIVFSGAGASAIATARFYVSLGCRKENITMCDSSGIITEARAENGDANGYKRQFARDIPEGDLADAMEGADVFVGLSVGGIVSQEMVRSMGSNPIIFAMANPDPEITYPDAKAARDDSVIMATGRSDYPNQVNNVLGFPFIFRGALDVRATDINEKMKVAAARALADLAREDVPDAVVKAYGDEPLQFGPEYIIPKPVDPRVLFRVAPAVAKAAIDSGAARVELDLDEYEAELEARLGKSREMMRVVLNKAKSDPKRVALAEGDDEKMIRAAYQLAEQGIAEPILIGEEAGITETAADLGLDFEPTVADPMAGDYDAYVDRLYELRKRKGLSHSEAKDRIRRDTNYFGSVMVEEGDADALLTGLMHNYPSALRPPLQVIGTADDVDHVAGVYLLAFKNRVIFIADATVNMDPDEEVLAEVTQQTANLARRFNVEPRAALLSYSNFGSVDNEGTRKPRRAANMLRNDPDVDFPVDGEMQADTAVVEDILEGTYGFSDLDEPANVLVFPNLEASNIGYKLLQRLGGADAIGPMLVGMDEPVHVLQRGDEVKDIVNLAGVAVVDAQE, from the coding sequence ATGGGACTCGACGAGGACGCACTCGACTATCACCGACTGGACCCCCCGGGAAAGCTCGAGATTTCGACGACGAAGCCGACGAACACCCAGCGCGATCTCTCACTCGCGTACTCGCCGGGTGTCGCGGCGCCGTGTATGGAGATCCACGAGGACGAAACCGACGCCTACACCTACACCGCGAAGGGTAATCTCGTCGGCGTCGTCTCGAACGGCTCCGCGGTGCTCGGACTCGGCGATATCGGCGCACGGGCATCCAAACCCGTCATGGAAGGGAAAGGCGTGCTCTTCAAGCGCTTCGCCGACATCGACGTCTTCGACATCGAACTCGACACCGACGATCCCGAGCGGTTCGTCGAGGCCGTCTCGATGATGGGGCCGACCTTCGGCGGAATCAACTTAGAAGACATCGCCGCTCCCGAGTGTTTCACGATCGAGGAACGCCTCCGCGAGGAGATGGACGTCCCCGTCTTCCACGACGACCAGCACGGGACGGCGATCATCTCCGGCGCGGCATTGCTCAACGCGGCCGAGGTCGCCGGAAAGGACCTCGAAGACCTCGAGATCGTCTTCTCCGGCGCCGGCGCGAGCGCGATCGCGACGGCCCGCTTCTACGTCTCGCTCGGCTGTCGGAAGGAGAACATCACGATGTGTGATTCCTCGGGGATCATCACCGAGGCGCGCGCCGAGAACGGCGATGCCAACGGGTACAAGCGCCAGTTCGCTCGCGACATCCCGGAAGGCGACCTCGCGGATGCCATGGAGGGCGCTGACGTCTTCGTCGGCCTCTCGGTCGGCGGCATCGTCAGCCAGGAGATGGTCCGTTCGATGGGATCGAACCCGATCATCTTCGCGATGGCCAATCCCGACCCGGAGATCACCTACCCCGACGCGAAAGCGGCTCGCGACGACTCGGTCATCATGGCGACCGGGCGCTCCGATTACCCCAATCAGGTCAACAACGTGCTCGGCTTCCCCTTTATCTTCCGGGGCGCGCTCGACGTGCGCGCGACGGACATCAACGAGAAGATGAAGGTCGCCGCCGCCCGTGCACTGGCCGACCTGGCACGCGAGGACGTCCCCGACGCGGTGGTCAAGGCCTACGGCGACGAACCTCTCCAGTTCGGCCCCGAGTATATCATCCCGAAGCCGGTCGATCCCCGGGTCCTCTTCCGCGTCGCGCCGGCGGTCGCGAAGGCCGCGATCGACTCGGGCGCTGCCCGCGTCGAACTCGATCTCGACGAGTACGAGGCCGAACTCGAGGCCCGTCTCGGTAAATCCCGCGAGATGATGCGGGTCGTGCTCAACAAGGCCAAGAGCGATCCAAAACGCGTTGCGCTCGCGGAGGGCGACGACGAGAAGATGATCCGGGCGGCCTACCAGCTCGCCGAACAGGGGATCGCCGAGCCGATCCTGATCGGCGAAGAGGCGGGAATCACCGAGACGGCGGCCGATCTCGGCCTCGACTTCGAACCGACCGTCGCCGATCCGATGGCGGGCGATTACGACGCGTACGTCGACCGACTCTACGAACTCAGAAAGCGCAAGGGACTCTCGCACTCCGAAGCCAAGGACCGCATCCGCCGCGACACCAACTACTTCGGTAGCGTGATGGTCGAAGAGGGTGACGCCGACGCACTCCTCACCGGGCTGATGCACAACTACCCCTCCGCGCTCCGTCCACCACTGCAGGTGATCGGGACCGCCGACGACGTCGACCACGTCGCGGGCGTCTACCTCCTCGCGTTCAAGAACCGCGTCATCTTCATCGCGGACGCGACGGTGAACATGGACCCCGACGAGGAGGTCCTCGCCGAGGTTACCCAGCAGACCGCGAACCTCGCCCGCCGGTTCAACGTCGAACCGCGAGCCGCCCTGCTGTCGTACTCGAACTTCGGGAGCGTCGACAACGAGGGGACGCGAAAGCCCCGCCGCGCAGCCAACATGCTCCGGAACGACCCCGACGTCGACTTCCCCGTCGACGGTGAGATGCAGGCCGACACGGCCGTCGTCGAGGACATCCTCGAGGGAACCTACGGCTTCTCGGATCTGGACGAGCCCGCAAACGTCCTCGTCTTCCCGAACCTGGAGGCGAGCAACATCGGCTACAAGCTCCTCCAGCGTCTCGGCGGCGCCGACGCGATTGGCCCGATGCTCGTCGGGATGGACGAGCCAGTTCACGTGTTGCAGCGGGGCGACGAGGTCAAGGATATCGTCAACCTGGCCGGGGTTGCGGTTGTGGATGCGCAAGAGTAG
- a CDS encoding ATP-binding protein: protein MAESIERFPVSEKGYSLPINDVLTGRGFITGKSGSGKSNTASVVAEELLDRGLGLLIIDTDGEYSALKDRYELLQVGGDDACDREITAEDAPLIADLALEENVPIILDVSGYMDEEVADDVIHAVVRELFVAEKQHQKPFLLFVEEAHEFIPERGGGDDVHKMLVRVAKRGRKRGLGVVAMSQRPAAVAKDYITQCDWLVWHRLTWENDTKVAGRILGGDAAESVQSLDDGEALVMTDWDEKLSRVQFRRKKTIDRGSTPTLEDAYGPPSAREDHVTGTTEEEADDEASENTAGDGDGDSGDTTDSADEPEPATEEPRPEDDGGSAQDRTSNWDLSDVDIEPTQPSLEAASAEQPTPADSVDRGQAGSGPRTEPATAEPSTATPKPPAQADQGHSGARTPAASPEQTGDPQPDASVQVSGTTDGGSVSRRRQAPLDEPDEYDPLWEIAQLIVYCYGVIADTHARFYQSLRRRYTTLCLRFRQTAFGTYQRGSAGRIERRVGTALAMITVLVVYAIVAVAIVAGLNQYRTQIG from the coding sequence ATGGCCGAATCGATCGAGCGCTTCCCCGTCTCGGAGAAGGGCTACTCGCTGCCCATCAACGACGTCCTGACGGGACGCGGGTTCATCACCGGCAAGTCCGGCAGTGGTAAGTCTAACACGGCGAGCGTCGTTGCGGAGGAACTGCTCGATCGAGGCCTGGGGCTGTTGATCATCGACACGGACGGCGAGTACAGCGCCCTGAAAGATCGCTACGAACTGCTCCAGGTCGGCGGCGACGACGCGTGCGATCGGGAGATTACGGCCGAGGACGCGCCGCTGATCGCCGACCTCGCACTGGAGGAGAACGTGCCGATCATCCTGGACGTCTCCGGTTACATGGACGAGGAAGTGGCCGACGACGTCATCCACGCGGTCGTGCGCGAACTCTTCGTCGCGGAGAAGCAGCACCAGAAACCGTTCTTGCTGTTCGTCGAGGAGGCCCACGAGTTCATTCCCGAACGGGGCGGTGGCGACGACGTCCACAAGATGCTGGTCCGCGTAGCAAAACGTGGCCGAAAGCGCGGCCTCGGCGTCGTCGCGATGTCCCAGCGACCCGCCGCGGTCGCGAAGGACTACATCACGCAGTGTGACTGGCTCGTCTGGCACCGCCTCACCTGGGAGAACGACACGAAGGTCGCGGGTCGAATTCTCGGCGGGGACGCGGCCGAGAGCGTCCAGTCACTCGACGACGGGGAGGCGCTCGTCATGACCGACTGGGACGAGAAACTCTCACGGGTCCAGTTTCGCCGGAAGAAGACGATCGATCGAGGGTCGACGCCGACGCTCGAAGACGCGTACGGGCCGCCATCAGCCCGCGAAGACCACGTCACTGGAACGACGGAAGAGGAAGCGGACGACGAGGCATCCGAGAACACGGCCGGCGACGGCGACGGTGATAGCGGCGACACGACCGATTCGGCCGACGAACCGGAGCCGGCCACGGAGGAGCCACGGCCCGAAGACGACGGCGGATCGGCCCAGGATCGGACGAGCAACTGGGACCTGAGCGACGTCGACATCGAACCCACACAGCCGTCGCTCGAGGCGGCATCGGCCGAGCAACCGACGCCGGCCGATAGTGTCGACAGGGGCCAGGCAGGCAGCGGCCCGAGGACGGAACCGGCGACCGCCGAACCGAGCACTGCCACACCGAAACCGCCGGCGCAAGCCGACCAAGGGCATTCTGGTGCGAGGACACCCGCGGCGAGCCCCGAGCAAACCGGCGATCCCCAACCCGACGCCTCAGTGCAGGTGAGTGGCACGACCGACGGTGGATCGGTGTCTCGACGCCGGCAGGCGCCATTGGACGAACCCGACGAGTACGATCCGCTCTGGGAGATCGCACAGTTGATCGTCTACTGTTACGGTGTCATCGCGGACACCCACGCGAGATTCTACCAGTCGCTCAGACGGCGATACACCACACTCTGTCTCCGATTTCGGCAAACGGCATTTGGAACCTACCAGCGCGGATCGGCGGGCCGAATCGAGCGTCGTGTCGGAACTGCACTGGCGATGATCACGGTACTGGTCGTCTACGCGATCGTCGCCGTCGCGATCGTCGCCGGGCTAAATCAGTATCGAACGCAGATCGGGTAA
- a CDS encoding valine--tRNA ligase — protein MTREGDQSEPSDEASGETASRDAEAHTPELAGEYDAEAIESHWQRRWVETDTYAYEGDPEQDPNTVYSIDTPPPTVSGSLHMGHLYGHTLQDFAARFQRMADGDILFPFGYDDNGIASERLTEDELDIRHQDYERQEFQDLCRDVCQTYEAEFTEKMQGLGTSIDWNRTYKTIEPRVQRISQLSFLDLYEKGREYRKKAPAIWCPECETAISQVEVEDDERGSHFNDIAFEIAGAGSEEQRSSESRAAEPRGTDREEFVISTTRPELIPACVAVFVHPEDDDNQDLVGETARVPIFGHEVPIIEDERVDMEKGSGVVMCCTFGDQNDIEWYQAHDLPLRVAIDETATMTDLAGEYEGLSTEEAREAIVEDLDEEGALRDRWEITHAVGVHERCDTPVEYRVSKQWYVEILDHKEEYLEAGREMDWYPEKMFTRYKHWIEGLEWDWLISRQRDSGIPFPVWYCGECDHPVMAEREDLPVDPLSEEPPVDSCPGCGHGDFVPEEDVFDTWATSSLTPLINAGWDWDEDSESFEMDNPELYPFDLRPQGHDIISFWLFHTVIKCYEHTGEVPFDATLINGHVLDENREKMSKSRGNVVAPDEVIAEYPVDAIRFWAASAAVGDDFPYQEQDLRAGEKLLRKLWNASKLVDSLAPADPAEPDDLAPIDRWLLAELDDAIEDLTAHFEAHEYAKARDRLRTFFWNTFCDDYLEIAKEREGDPSTAYALRTAHRTFLELWAPFLPHVTEELWQAVYAESEARSASEKSSGERSEAQDTDDGALESSSIHVRDWPAPQGYEADLEAGETAMDVISALRRYKSENQLPLNSELDTVTVYGAIDGFEDVVRTVMHVGDLTTSDEDPDVTTEIAGISLDYATLGPRFGEKVGEIDDAIDDDAFELDGDTLVVAGETLEPELFEISHERTYSGSGEMIETESAIVVVE, from the coding sequence ATGACTCGCGAGGGCGATCAAAGTGAGCCCTCGGACGAAGCGAGCGGTGAAACCGCGAGCCGCGACGCCGAAGCGCACACGCCCGAACTCGCCGGGGAGTACGACGCCGAGGCCATCGAATCCCACTGGCAGCGCCGGTGGGTCGAGACCGACACCTACGCCTACGAGGGCGATCCCGAACAGGACCCTAACACCGTCTACTCGATCGACACGCCACCGCCGACGGTCTCGGGAAGTCTGCACATGGGCCACCTCTACGGGCACACGCTGCAGGACTTCGCGGCCCGTTTCCAGCGGATGGCCGACGGCGACATCCTCTTCCCGTTCGGCTACGACGACAACGGCATCGCGAGCGAGCGCCTCACGGAGGACGAGCTCGATATCCGCCACCAGGACTACGAGCGCCAGGAATTCCAGGACCTCTGTCGCGACGTCTGTCAGACGTACGAGGCCGAGTTCACCGAGAAGATGCAGGGGCTCGGCACCTCGATCGACTGGAATCGTACCTACAAGACGATCGAGCCACGCGTCCAGCGCATCTCCCAGCTCTCGTTCCTCGACCTCTACGAGAAGGGACGCGAGTACCGCAAGAAGGCGCCCGCGATCTGGTGTCCCGAGTGCGAGACGGCCATCTCGCAGGTCGAAGTCGAAGACGACGAGCGTGGCTCACACTTCAACGACATCGCGTTCGAGATTGCGGGTGCCGGAAGCGAGGAGCAACGCTCCTCGGAAAGCCGAGCGGCGGAGCCGCGAGGCACGGATCGCGAGGAGTTCGTCATCTCGACGACGCGCCCGGAACTGATTCCGGCCTGCGTGGCGGTCTTCGTCCATCCCGAGGACGACGACAATCAGGACCTCGTCGGCGAGACGGCCCGCGTCCCCATCTTCGGGCACGAGGTGCCGATCATCGAAGACGAGCGCGTCGACATGGAGAAGGGCAGCGGAGTCGTCATGTGCTGTACCTTCGGCGACCAGAACGACATCGAGTGGTACCAGGCCCACGACCTGCCGCTTCGCGTCGCCATCGACGAGACCGCGACGATGACGGACCTCGCCGGGGAGTACGAGGGCCTCTCGACCGAGGAAGCGCGCGAGGCCATCGTCGAGGACCTGGACGAGGAGGGTGCACTCCGCGACCGGTGGGAGATCACTCACGCTGTCGGCGTCCACGAACGCTGTGACACACCCGTCGAGTACCGCGTCTCCAAGCAGTGGTACGTCGAGATCCTGGATCACAAGGAGGAGTACCTGGAAGCCGGTCGGGAGATGGACTGGTACCCAGAGAAGATGTTCACCCGGTACAAGCACTGGATCGAGGGGCTGGAGTGGGATTGGCTCATCTCCCGCCAGCGCGATTCGGGGATCCCGTTCCCGGTCTGGTACTGTGGCGAGTGCGATCACCCAGTTATGGCCGAGCGTGAGGACCTGCCGGTCGATCCGCTCTCCGAGGAGCCGCCGGTCGATAGCTGTCCCGGGTGCGGCCACGGCGACTTCGTTCCGGAGGAGGACGTCTTCGACACCTGGGCAACATCCTCGCTCACGCCGCTGATCAACGCCGGCTGGGATTGGGATGAGGACAGCGAGTCCTTCGAGATGGACAACCCCGAACTCTACCCGTTCGACCTCCGGCCGCAGGGCCACGACATCATCTCGTTCTGGCTGTTCCACACGGTCATCAAGTGCTACGAGCACACCGGCGAGGTGCCCTTCGACGCGACGTTGATCAACGGTCACGTCCTGGACGAGAACCGCGAGAAGATGTCCAAGTCGCGGGGCAACGTCGTAGCCCCCGACGAAGTGATCGCGGAGTACCCCGTCGACGCGATCCGCTTCTGGGCAGCCAGCGCCGCGGTTGGCGACGACTTCCCGTATCAGGAGCAAGATCTCCGGGCCGGTGAGAAGCTGTTGCGCAAGCTCTGGAACGCCTCGAAGCTGGTCGACAGCCTCGCCCCGGCCGATCCGGCCGAGCCCGACGATCTCGCGCCGATCGACCGGTGGCTGCTGGCCGAGCTCGACGACGCTATCGAGGATCTGACGGCGCACTTCGAAGCTCACGAGTACGCGAAGGCTCGCGATCGCCTGCGCACGTTCTTCTGGAACACCTTCTGCGACGACTACCTGGAGATCGCGAAGGAACGCGAGGGTGATCCGTCGACCGCCTACGCGCTGCGGACGGCCCATCGCACCTTCCTCGAACTGTGGGCGCCGTTCCTCCCGCACGTCACGGAGGAACTCTGGCAGGCGGTGTACGCTGAGAGCGAGGCGCGAAGCGCCTCGGAGAAATCGAGCGGAGAACGTAGCGAGGCACAGGACACGGACGATGGCGCTCTCGAATCTTCGAGCATCCACGTTCGCGATTGGCCCGCCCCGCAGGGCTACGAGGCCGATCTCGAGGCCGGTGAGACCGCGATGGACGTCATCTCGGCGCTTCGGCGGTACAAGAGCGAGAACCAGCTCCCGCTGAACAGCGAACTCGACACCGTCACCGTCTACGGTGCGATCGACGGCTTCGAAGACGTCGTCCGAACTGTGATGCACGTCGGCGACCTCACGACCAGTGACGAGGATCCCGACGTGACGACCGAGATCGCCGGCATCAGCCTCGATTACGCGACACTCGGGCCGCGATTCGGTGAAAAAGTCGGCGAGATCGACGACGCTATCGACGACGACGCGTTCGAACTCGACGGTGACACACTGGTCGTCGCTGGCGAAACGCTCGAACCGGAGCTGTTCGAGATCTCCCACGAACGGACCTACTCGGGATCCGGCGAGATGATCGAGACCGAGTCGGCGATCGTCGTCGTCGAGTGA
- the pdxS gene encoding pyridoxal 5'-phosphate synthase lyase subunit PdxS encodes MTETATDLEDLRRGTDLVKRGFAQMQKGGVIMDVVNREQARIAEDAGAVAVMSLEAVPADIRKRGGVARMADPADVAEIIDEVSIPVMGKARIGHTKEAQILEATGVDMIDESEVLTPADDAYHIDKRDFTAPFVCGARDLGEALRRIEEGAAMIRTKGEAGTGDVNQAVHHQRTIKGAIRELAGMTHEEREAYARDIEAPAELVHETAEMGRLPVVNFAAGGIATPADAALMMHHECDGIFVGSGIFGAENPRAMGEAIVEAVNNWDDPERLAEIATNVGKGMKGDANVDLSDEEKLQGRGV; translated from the coding sequence ATGACCGAGACTGCGACCGATCTGGAGGATCTCCGACGGGGGACCGACCTCGTCAAGCGAGGCTTCGCACAGATGCAGAAAGGCGGCGTCATCATGGACGTCGTGAATCGCGAACAGGCGCGCATCGCCGAGGACGCGGGTGCCGTCGCCGTCATGTCCCTGGAGGCCGTCCCCGCGGACATTCGCAAGCGCGGCGGCGTCGCGCGGATGGCCGATCCCGCGGACGTCGCCGAGATCATCGACGAGGTCTCGATCCCGGTGATGGGTAAGGCCCGGATCGGCCACACGAAGGAGGCCCAGATCCTGGAGGCCACGGGCGTCGACATGATCGACGAGTCGGAGGTGCTCACACCGGCCGACGACGCCTACCACATCGACAAGCGGGACTTCACCGCGCCGTTCGTCTGTGGCGCTCGCGATCTCGGCGAGGCACTCCGCCGGATCGAGGAAGGTGCAGCGATGATCCGGACCAAGGGCGAGGCGGGAACCGGCGACGTCAACCAGGCCGTCCACCACCAGCGGACGATCAAGGGCGCCATTCGGGAACTCGCTGGGATGACTCACGAGGAACGCGAGGCCTACGCCCGCGACATCGAAGCGCCCGCCGAACTCGTGCACGAGACCGCCGAGATGGGTCGCCTGCCGGTCGTCAACTTCGCCGCCGGCGGCATCGCGACGCCCGCCGACGCGGCGCTCATGATGCACCACGAGTGTGACGGCATCTTCGTCGGCAGCGGCATCTTCGGCGCGGAGAACCCGCGAGCCATGGGCGAAGCGATCGTCGAAGCCGTCAACAACTGGGACGACCCCGAGCGGCTCGCCGAGATCGCGACGAACGTTGGCAAGGGAATGAAAGGCGACGCGAACGTCGACCTGTCGGACGAAGAGAAACTGCAAGGCCGCGGCGTCTGA
- a CDS encoding DUF7344 domain-containing protein: MNPHITHSSRRRTDPDLPVSVALETLSNEWRRRTLSLLSGHEMMTVDELAEALAVEGGDLPAETLHLELHHCHLPKLADAGLVRYDAERHRVHARTHSGELDSLLEAVRASDRVA, encoded by the coding sequence ATGAACCCCCACATCACACACTCGTCCCGGAGACGCACCGACCCCGACCTTCCAGTGAGCGTCGCGCTCGAGACGCTCTCGAACGAGTGGCGACGTCGAACACTCTCCCTGCTGTCGGGGCACGAAATGATGACGGTCGACGAACTGGCCGAGGCACTCGCCGTCGAGGGTGGCGACCTCCCGGCCGAGACGCTCCACCTCGAACTACACCACTGTCACCTCCCGAAGTTGGCCGACGCCGGACTGGTCCGCTACGACGCGGAGCGCCACCGCGTCCATGCCCGGACACACTCCGGCGAACTCGATTCGCTGCTCGAGGCCGTTCGAGCGAGCGATCGCGTCGCCTAA
- a CDS encoding homoserine kinase, producing MVTVRAPATSANLGSGFDVFGLALARPADVVHVEKADETTITVEGIGSQYVPEDPRKNTVGAVAEALDAPASITIDKGVRPSSGLGSSAASAAGAAVALDALYGRETDPEELVRIAAKGEAVVSGEAHADNVAPAILGGFTIATPEGITSMETSLSLVACLPDIVVSTRDARAVVPSELSLDDLVGTVGAAATLTAGVARNDPELVGRGMADGVVTPTRAALIDGYDAVHAAATAAGATGVTVSGAGPAVLAVCQDGTTEAVASAMIDAFAEQGVDSHAYQTIVGQGAEVFV from the coding sequence ATGGTCACGGTCCGGGCGCCGGCGACGAGCGCGAATCTGGGGAGCGGGTTCGACGTGTTCGGGCTCGCGCTGGCTCGCCCGGCCGACGTCGTCCACGTAGAGAAAGCCGACGAGACGACGATCACGGTCGAGGGAATCGGCAGCCAGTACGTCCCGGAGGATCCGCGAAAGAACACCGTTGGAGCCGTCGCCGAGGCGCTCGACGCACCGGCGTCGATCACGATCGACAAGGGTGTCAGACCGTCCTCGGGGCTCGGCTCGTCGGCGGCGAGTGCAGCCGGCGCCGCCGTCGCACTGGACGCGCTCTACGGCCGCGAGACAGATCCGGAGGAGCTCGTTCGCATCGCGGCGAAAGGCGAAGCCGTCGTCTCCGGCGAGGCCCACGCCGACAACGTCGCGCCCGCGATCCTCGGTGGCTTTACCATCGCCACCCCGGAGGGAATCACGTCGATGGAGACGTCGCTCTCGCTCGTCGCCTGCCTGCCGGACATCGTCGTCTCGACCAGAGACGCACGGGCGGTGGTCCCGTCGGAACTCTCGCTGGATGATCTCGTCGGTACTGTCGGTGCGGCGGCGACACTCACTGCCGGGGTGGCACGGAACGATCCCGAGCTCGTCGGACGCGGGATGGCCGACGGCGTCGTCACCCCGACACGCGCGGCACTGATCGACGGCTACGACGCAGTCCACGCCGCAGCCACCGCGGCGGGGGCGACGGGCGTCACAGTGAGCGGCGCCGGCCCGGCCGTCCTCGCCGTCTGTCAGGACGGGACGACCGAAGCTGTCGCGTCGGCGATGATCGACGCCTTCGCCGAGCAGGGTGTCGACAGTCACGCCTACCAGACGATCGTCGGGCAGGGCGCAGAAGTGTTCGTCTAG
- a CDS encoding DUF1405 domain-containing protein, with product MAVATAHPRLPRWLAPVPNRLEDLGLRLAWLVVAVNLAGTAFGFWYYRYQFVETATVMWPFVPDSPLATLLIALAIAAWKLGYEQPWLTALAFFGNLILGLWTPFTLVVFADQFAAQGIAPAMYAFLFGSHLAMALQALVLYRISDFPPWAIAVALCWYTLDLVVDYFVPVVGEPHHTTLPVARDEPIALGADALGIAGAGATVLTLLALFLAFSTHVYVTRPR from the coding sequence ATGGCAGTGGCCACAGCTCACCCTCGTCTGCCTCGGTGGCTCGCGCCCGTTCCGAACCGGCTCGAGGACCTGGGCCTGCGCCTCGCCTGGCTCGTCGTCGCGGTGAACCTCGCGGGGACCGCCTTCGGGTTCTGGTACTATCGCTACCAGTTCGTCGAGACGGCGACCGTCATGTGGCCGTTCGTCCCCGACAGCCCGCTCGCCACGCTGTTGATCGCGCTCGCGATTGCCGCCTGGAAGCTCGGGTACGAACAACCCTGGCTCACCGCGCTGGCCTTCTTCGGAAACCTGATACTGGGGCTGTGGACGCCGTTTACCCTCGTCGTCTTCGCCGACCAGTTCGCCGCGCAGGGAATCGCGCCGGCCATGTACGCATTCCTCTTCGGCAGCCACCTGGCGATGGCGCTCCAGGCGCTGGTCCTCTATCGGATCAGCGACTTTCCACCCTGGGCGATCGCCGTGGCACTTTGCTGGTACACGCTCGATCTCGTCGTCGATTACTTCGTGCCGGTCGTCGGGGAGCCCCACCACACTACGCTCCCCGTCGCCCGCGACGAACCGATCGCCCTCGGTGCCGACGCGCTGGGTATCGCCGGTGCGGGGGCGACCGTACTCACACTGCTCGCGCTCTTTCTCGCGTTCTCGACTCACGTCTACGTAACGAGACCCAGGTGA